The following proteins come from a genomic window of Diorhabda carinulata isolate Delta chromosome X, icDioCari1.1, whole genome shotgun sequence:
- the LOC130900386 gene encoding adenomatous polyposis coli homolog isoform X5, which yields MESLLLGRHNGTSTNYDHGASSSVEGDTTCSEDEYGGATRSSTKLSVSSEPTPDTNRIGGLYHGTWPVERTMWNSEPTSLGIKGDDRNSRKNIGNQMEVNSVMSFASSSGGVPLDRVLCSPERNKWSSQQLEAKMDVVHSLLSMLGGQDHVDMGETLLALSTCPESCLAMRQSGCIPLLVQLVQSDRDGETRTKAAQALHNLVHSQPDEKLRKRESRVLKLLDHCRAYTEAIKNNLDFQLMENSSNSEDGDRHPVQTVAHLMKLSFDEGHRQAICQLGGIHTIATLVEVEHTMHGSTSNESHCILMRRYACMALTNLTFGDSGNKALLCSFKEFMRSLVVQLESSSDELRQVTASVLRNLSWRADSTSKEILREVGSVGGLMRAAMVDNKENTLKSILSALWNLSAHCTENKSEICSVNNALGFLVDLLTYKTPTKSLAIIENSGGILRNISSQIAVRDDYREILRRHNCLQILLDQLKSPSLTVVSNACGTLWNLSAKCRIDQEALWQMGAPGMLRCLNHSKHKMIAMGSSAALKNLLSAKPQQMFHQELDATALTLNLPVLPTLGARKQKALMQDLDSNLTETYENIEKESPINKEPIRKTEIQNLSNNFSSLNLNEPSTSNFPTDPRLTPRLPPSCGSSSLSYKRQNCTFIPVRNKFSDCGYDDEIDVSDQPIDYSKKYSETKVANTDNQDTSSQEKNFGMYAETDLDQPTDYSLRYAEDDSDEEITKNEDTLKTYCTEDTPYETPFNFSTATSMSDLRIDDKQVIDNDKLKERETKASKKISESPEEKERCSTEDISDLNKLSDKIPKSELSSGLMSPEKPINYAEEGTPGYFSRVSSFGSLTSIPANETIKGRKQSTANTETTTKPEEKVSPKPPTEGKAVKFERVVNYAEETPLMFSRSSSLASLDSIEQHSIHDDRSSVVSDFSRLTSGIVSPSELPDSPTQTVPPSPKPRNTSLEFPSGSKVRMEGKVGRTSLKPSVFEDNTTKFKEESTPIQFSTATSLSSLTIDDHEENCEQANGSRKEEDAIDVSEKVENEEAEKKDEEKETTPSDTNDEFVVESDVDEDMLADCISIGMQNSRHSESKSILTSTPTKLPVSSFKYTPKGTTNSGIPTPRSSQRLNVHTNQLKSSEFDNNVNVTINQVDTIRTYCTEDTPVRLSNAASNSDLSLLSTCNDKESSRKGDYLSDDSSNLSGENDNILAECIQSGMPKAKKDAKQLPSNSKSPRRNSPSAVVGTSSTKYPPVDSIIGNTRKSEAPKVRQSDLNRRDNSLSVYSNAGRDELENYAVENSPCHFSLRSSLSDLTVDGSVAALKRNVTNNNTECPSNKSEAPHSSHNQTTVNKTDQNINVKQESRRESLSSISVESLGSLEAEQALLEQCISSGMPKSNPGSRSKPLDIPITRLTSPPLAASTSPDPNPKNVSAASVAGNTNCSYNEPPPENRSNAVADVEKNQNEIEENDRRREAREKIEIPIRNNLTDTSPDKCSPSEETLSPDGTRSGSRDSLHKILDVIEDRLIRSCEDSKVVDNRMLDPDAMIESLDRFTAELMSQASHLNNYKVSTGDNTWNEEISPNDVTFPSISGSAPNVITFSNEEEDLKEEVVDPTNDFTSLDTSTMTDSTLIAIEAGKIATVFKNEADMSISAASLELDHVQPPSQMNSLTNSAVGLPKSPKLPRRKKSLPIGLMVRRALNNSLNNGSSLESLSNLDHVNPPSDLLDDMEGSTTSVASLPIDNKIDFIIDGPINDRRTIFDSRQPFSELEHINPPSLFNEITDFCNSLADVPTEGIGSETEIFEDCFSQVVDRTDDTIAEDIPDGVSESIMETALDNDDDDTTIFSDAKSSMESTPKKIKSLSKSMTTKQRRNQARDRYKTYTIAAEMVMREEIDKQNEVSEDFKTADFDSGVADADSTTSSYLESSIGKEKLTPKERRRMDRSRFETQILDRAITDVLQQPVITSTSPQTSNSNSCSSSPAQSPARTKLSIRRSFMQKRLENKERFRTRTISESSFSPEVSSASPPLNGETEVQMHLQKEANRVLKTLRDTKTQDELLDCETLSLVSNDDDSEYNSGGSANYRTYHKSWGLKKNVPVIANDKEIRQSNSSPFVEEYCSDKEKSDEGEQKGKPKIVKPDDKDSTEDNVIEEQPKSIRGRRKPLYSKTGTGTTPRSIKPVKTVTSNLVKNVTSTLKFGASLKTVVDKPNKKGVIQSRTSSGYGSVSPKTSPSRTPTSSKSSPKHVTSKTNPNSSKGTPPLDRQGTFTKDEQSPNSTVSSTQNKSTSRIPMVSKIPSFTSKIASKIATPSPVSKIPGKPPVNTPRNGFVKSASSDRANRNPKIYNRSTSADSREPVVRKIQSSPSTQSLKGDGRSQQNVTLKKSSIPSLTQRSSSNNNLNSSGSSGSAKKQVTSKIASLWKKIEDSKKKVQKPDTRVWIHAENEPEPPRLIRSNTFDNKDSVGLKPHNENNIARLDDNVTTDSF from the exons ATGGAATCTCTATTATTAGGAAGACATAATGGGACATCTACTAAC TATGACCATGGTGCCTCTAGTAGCGTCGAGGGCGATACCACGTGTAGCGAAGACGAATACGGGGGGGCGACGAGAAGTAGTACTAAATTATCGGTTAGTAGTGAACCGACACCTGATACAAATCGAATCGGTGGCTTATACCATGGAACTTGGCCCGTAGAAAGAACTATGTGGAATTCGGAACCTACAAGTTTAGGAATAAAAGGGGACGAtcgaaattctagaaaaaacaTTGGAAATCAAATG GAAGTGAATAGTGTGATGAGTTTTGCTTCGAGCTCGGGTGGTGTACCATTAGACAGAGTTTTATGTAGTCCGGAAAGAAATAAATGGTCTTCCCAACAATTAGAAGCCAAAATGGATGTGGTACACAGCCTATTATCGATGTTAGGAGGCCAGGACCACGTCGACATGGGTGAAACGCTTTTAGCACTCAGTACTTGCCCCGAAAGTTGCCTAGCCATGAGACAATCGGGTTGTATCCCTTTATTGGTGCAGTTAGTGCAATCCGATAGGGACGGAGAGACTAGAACTAAAGCGGCACAAGCCCTACACAATTTAGTACATTCTCAACCCGATGAGAAGTTGAGGAAACGCGAGAGTAGAGTTTTGAAACTTCTCGATCACTGTAGAGCTTACACGGAagcaattaaaaacaatttggaTTTCCAATTGATGGAAAATAGTTCGAATTCGGAAG ACGGCGATAGGCATCCTGTACAAACGGTAGCTCATCTTATGAAATTGTCATTCGACGAAGGACATAGACAGGCGATATGTCAGTTGGGAGGCATACATACGATAGCTACGTTAGTGGAG GTGGAGCACACGATGCACGGTAGCACGTCAAACGAATCGCACTGTATATTGATGCGTAGATACGCTTGCATGGCATTAACTAACCTCACTTTCGGCGACAGCGGTAACAAAGCCTTGTTGTGCTCTTTTAAGGAATTTATGCGTTCCTTGGTGGTACAACTTGAGAGTTCCAGCGACGAACTAAGACAG GTAACCGCCAGCGTGTTGAGGAATCTATCTTGGAGGGCCGATTCGACATCTAAGGAAATATTGAGGGAAGTCGGTTCAGTTGGGGGTTTAATGAGAGCCGCTATGGTGGATAACAAAGAAAACACCTTGAAATCCATCCTATCGGCATTGTGGAATCTATCGGCTCATTGTACGGAAAACAAATCTGAGATATGTTCGGTGAATAACGCCCTAGGGTTCTTGGTGGATCTCCTGACGTACAAAACCCCCACTAAATCGTTGGCGATTATAGAAAATTCCGGGGGGATATTGAGGAACATCTCGAGTCAGATAGCCGTCCGGGACGATTACAGGGAGATATTGCGTCGACATAATTGTTTGCAAATACTATTGGATCAGTTGAAGTCCCCCAGTTTGACGGTGGTTAGTAACGCTTGCGGAACGTTGTGGAATCTATCGGCGAAATGTCGGATCGATCAGGAGGCCTTGTGGCAGATGGGCGCTCCCGGTATGCTGAGATGTTTGAATCATTCCAAACATAAGATGATTGCGATGGGTTCGAGTGCTGCTTTGAAAAATCTGCTTAGCGCTAAACCACAACAGATGTTCCATCAGGAGTTGGACGCTACGGCTTTGACGTTAAATTTACCTGTTCTACCAACTTTAg GTGCCAGGAAACAAAAGGCACTAATGCAAGACTTGGACTCGAATCTAACTGAAACATACGAAAACATCGAAAAAGAATCGCCTATAAACAAGGAACCTATAAGGAAAAccgaaatacaaaatttaagcA ataatttttcgAGTCTCAACTTGAATGAACCGTCGACTTCGAATTTTCCCACCGATCCTCGATTGACGCCCCGTTTACCGCCGAGCTGCGGTAGCTCGAGTTTATCGTACAAACGACAGAATTGTACGTTCATACCGGTCAGAAACAAATTTTCCGATTGCGGTTACGACGACGAAATCGACGTATCCGATCAACCGATAGATTATAGCAAAAAATACTCGGAAACCaag GTAGCGAATACGGATAATCAGGATACCTCGTCGCAGGAAAAGAATTTCGGTATGTACGCCGAAACGGATCTGGATCAACCGACGGATTATTCGTTGCGTTACGCCGAAGATGATTCCGATGAAGAGATAACGAAAAACGAGGATACTTTGAAAACTTATTGTACGGAAGATACTCCGTACGAGACGCCTTTTAATTTTTCGACGGCGACTTCCATGTCAGATTTGAGGATTGACGATAAACAAGTCATTGATAATGATAAACTCAAAGAAAGGGAAACGAAAGCTAGTAAAAAG ATAAGCGAAAGCCCCGAAGAAAAAGAACGTTGCAGCACCGAAGACATATCCGATTTGAACAAACTCTCCGATAAAATACCGAAATCCGAACTCAGTTCCGGCCTAATGTCACCGGAAAAACCGATAAATTACGCTGAAGAAGGCACCCCCGGATATTTTTCCAGAGTAAGCAGCTTCGGTTCACTAACATCCATACCTGCTAACGAAACCATCAAAGGACGCAAACAATCGACCGCAAATACCGAAACCACAACCAAACCAGAGGAAAAAGTATCACCAAAACCACCAACTGAAGGTAAAGCCGTCAAATTCGAGAGGGTGGTTAATTACGCCGAAGAAACACCACTAATGTTTTCCag atcTAGTTCGTTAGCATCTTTGGATAGCATCGAACAGCATTCCATACACGACGACAGAAGTTCGGTGGTATCTGATTTCAGTCGGTTGACCAGCGGTATAGTTTCCCCCAGTGAATTACCGGATTCTCCCACACAAACCGTACCCCCGAGTCCTAAACCGAGAAATACGTCACTGGAATTCCCGTCCGGTtcgaaa gTTAGAATGGAAGGGAAAGTTGGTAGAACTTCGTTAAAACCGAGCGTTTTCGAAGACAACACCACGAAATTTAAAGAAGAAAGCACCCCTATACAATTTTCCACTGCCACGAGTTTGAGCAGTTTGACAATTGATGATCACGAAGAAAATTGCGAACAG GCAAATGGGAGTAGGAAAGAAGAAGACGCGATCGATGTATCTGAGAAAGTAGAAAATGAAGAAGCGGAAAAAAAGGATGAGGAAAAGGAAACTACTCCGTCGGATACTAATGATGAATTTGTCGTTGAATCTGATGTTGATGAAGATATGTTGGCGGATTGTATTAGTATCGGGATGCAAAATAGCAG GCACAGCGAATCAAAATCGATACTGACATCAACTCCAACTAAATTACCCGTTTCTAGCTTCAAGTATACACCTAAAGGAACCACTAACAGCGGTATTCCAACACCAAGATCAAGTCAGAGATTAAATGTGCATACAAATCAGTTAAAATCATCAGAATTCGATAACAATGTCAACGTTACTATCAATCag gtaGACACTATACGGACGTATTGCACCGAAGATACCCCAGTCAGATTAAGTAACGCAGCTTCAAATTCCGATTTAAGTCTATTATCAACATGCAACGACAAAGAAAGTTCCAGAAAAGGAGATTATCTATCGGACGACAGTAGCAATTTATCGG GTGAAAACGACAACATCCTCGCCGAATGCATCCAATCGGGTATGCCGAAAGCGAAAAAGGACGCCAAACAACTACCGTCAAATAGTAAGTCGCCTCGACGGAATAGTCCTTCGGCGGTCGTCGGTACGTCGTCGACGAAATATCCTCCCGTCGACTCGATCATTGGTAATACGAGAAAAAGCGAAGCCCCGAAAGTTCGTCAGTCGGATTTAAATAGAAGAGATAATTCGTTGTCGGTTTATTCGAACGCAGGTCGCGACGAATTGGAAAATTACGCCGTGGAAAATAGTCCTTGTCATTTTTCGTTGAGGAGCAGTTTGAGTGATTTGACCGTCGACGGTAGTGTGGCAGCTTTGAAGAG GAATGTTACTAACAACAACACTGAATGCCCGTCTAATAAATCCGAAGCACCCCATAGCTCCCATAACCAAACAA CAGTCAATAAAACCGATCAAAATATCAACGTTAAACAGGAATCTAGAAGAGAATCCTTGTCATCGATCAGCGTAGAATCCTTAGGATCGCTAGAAGCCGAACAAGCCTTATTAGAACAATGCATTTCGTCCGGAATGCCTAAAAGCAACCCCGGAAGTAGATCGAAACCTCTAGATATACCGATAACGag gTTAACTTCTCCGCCGCTAGCAGCATCTACCAGTCCGGATCCGAATCCAAAAAACGTGAGTGCTGCGTCTGTTGCCGGGAACACCAATTGCAGCTACAACGAACCTCCTCCCGAAAACCGATCCAACGCGGTAGCAgacgtagaaaaaaatcaaaacgagATAGAGGAGAACGATCGACGTCGAGAGGCGCGAGAGAAAATAGAGATCCCAATAAGGAACAACCTCACAGATACATCACCGGACAAATGCTCGCCTTCAGAAGAGACCTTATCCCCAGACGGGACGAGGAGTGGATCTAGAGACTCGTTACATAAAATATTGGATGTCATAGAAGACAGATTGATACGTAGCTGCGAAGATTCCAAAGTAGTCGACAATCGGATGCTAGATCCGGACGCGATGATCGAATCTCTAGATCGGTTTACCGCCGAATTAATGTCCCAAGCTAgtcatttgaataattataaagtttCCACTGGGGATAATACTTGGAATGAAGAAATTTCCCCAAACGACGTTACTTTTCCTAGTATATCAGGCAGTGCACCGAACGTTATCACTTTTAGTAACGAAGAAGAAG atttaaaagaagaagTTGTCGATCCTACTAACGATTTTACATCATTGGATACTTCCACGATGACCGACAGTACTTTGATAGCTATAGAAGCCGGTAAAATAGCGACGGTTTTTAAAAACGAGGCGGATATGTCGATTAGTGCCGCGTCGTTGGAATTAGACCACGTCCAACCGCCTTCACAGATGAATTCGTTGACAAACAGCGCCGTGGGATTACCGAAAAGTCCTAAATTacctagaagaaaaaaatccttACCGATCGGTTTGATGGTTAGACGCGCTCTGAATAATTCTCTAAATAACGGCTCGAGTTTGGAGAGTCTTTCTAATTTGGATCACGTGAATCCTCCGTCGGATTTACTCGACGATATGGAAGGTAGTACGACGAGCGTCGCCAGTTTGCCGATCgataataaaatcgattttatcaTCGACGGTCCAATTAACGATCGACGTACCATATTCGATTCGAGGCAACCTTTCAGCGAATTGGAACACATCAATCCGCCGTCGTTGTTTAACGAAATTACGGATTTCTGTAATTCTTTAGCCGACGTACCTACAGAGGGCATCGGTAGCGAAACGGAAATATTCGAAGATTGCTTTAGTCAAGTAGTCGATCGGACGGACGATACAATCGCCGAAGATATACCGGACGGAGTTTCTGAATCTA TTATGGAAACCGCATTGGACAACGATGACGACGATACGACCATATTTTCAGACGCGAAAAGTAGCATGGAGTCGACTCCGAAAAAGATAAAGAGTCTCAGTAAATCGATGACTACGAAACAGAGGAGGAATCAAGCTAGAGACCGTTACAAAACGTACACAATAGCAGCTGAGATGGTTATGCGCGAAGAAATCGACAAACAAAACGAAGTTAGCGAAGATTTCAAAACTGCCGATTTCGATAGCGGTGTAGCAGACGCCGATAGTACGACTAGCAGTTATCTTGAATCGTCTATCGGCAAAGAAAAATTAACGCCGAAAGAAAGAAGGCGAATGGATAGATCCCGCTTCGAAACACAAATATTGGATCGAGCCATAACAGATGTACTCCAACAACCAGTGATAACTTCTACTTCTCCTCAAACGTCTAATTCCAATAGTTGTTCTTCCTCTCCAGCTCAAAGTCCCGCCAGGACTAAATTGAGCATCAGGAGAAGTTTTATGCAAAAAAGACTGGAAAATAAGGAACGGTTCAGGACGAGGACCATCAGCGAATCCAGTTTTTCTCCAGAAGTATCGTCCGCTTCGCCACCTTTGAACGGCGAAACGGAAGTACAGATGCATCTACAGAAAGAAGCTAATCG ggTATTAAAAACTCTTCGGGACACCAAAACTCAAGACGAACTACTAGATTGCGAGACGTTGAGTTTGGTGAGCAACGACGACGATTCCGAGTACAATTCTGGAGGTTCTGCGAATTACAGAACGTATCACAAGAGTTGGGGATTGAAGAAAAACGTTCCGGTTATTGCGAACGATAAGGAGATCCGACAGTCGAACTCGAGTCCATTCGTCGAGGAATATTGTTCCGATAAAGAGAAAAGTGATGAGGGTGAACAAAAAGGGAAACCGAAAATCGTTAAACCCGACGATAAAGATTCTACAGAGGATAATGTTATCGAAGAACAACCTAAAAGTATTAgag GTCGTAGGAAACCGCTTTATTCGAAAACCGGAACCGGTACAACACCGAGAAGCATCAAACCAGTGAAAACGGTAACTTCTAACTTGGTAAAAAACGTTACCTCGACCCTCAAATTCGGTGCATCCTTAAAAACAGTCGTGGATAAACCGAATAAAAAAGGCGTGATACAAAGTAGGACATCAAGTGGATATGGTTCTGTATCTCCCAAAACGAGTCCTTCCAGAACACCGACCAGTTCTAAAAGTAGCCCGAAACATGTGACATCAAAAACTAATCCGAATTCTTCCaaag GAACCCCACCGTTGGATCGTCAAGGTACGTTCACCAAAGACGAACAAAGTCCCAACAGTACAGTTTCTTCGACACAAAATAAATCGACCAGTAGAATACCGATGGTATCAAAGATTCCATCGTTTACATCTAAAATAGCTTCAAAAATTGCTACACCTTCCCCAGTTTCTAAAATACCCGGTAAACCGCCGGTCAATACGCCCAGAAACGGTTTCGTTAAATCTGCCAGTTCCGATAGAGCCAACAGGAACCCCAAAATATACAATAGATCAACAAGCGCCGACAGTAGAGAACCTGTCGTTAGAAAAATTCAATCCAGCCCCTCCACTCAAAGTTTGAAAGGTGACGGAAGGTCACAACAAAACGTCACTCTTAAGAAATCTTCTATACCGAGCCTTACACAAAG gtcGAGCAGTAATAACAATTTGAATTCGAGCGGAAGTTCCGGTAGTGCCAAGAAGCAAGTGACCAGTAAAATTGCtagtttatggaaaaaaatcgaaGATAGCAAAAAGAAAGTTCAAAAACCTGATACTCGCGTGTGGATACATGCTGAAAATGAACCTGAACCACCACGTTTGATTAG aagcaATACTTTCGACAACAAAGACAGTGTAGGATTGAAACcacacaatgaaaataacattgCGAGGCTAGATGATAATGTTACGACtgatagtttttaa